A part of Saccharomonospora amisosensis genomic DNA contains:
- the rpe gene encoding ribulose-phosphate 3-epimerase, with amino-acid sequence MQPIPSRPRIVASILPADFARLGEECRALQDAGIDRIQWDVMDGAFVPNLTVGPDVIASVRRVVDIGFEAHLMVERPEPLLRRWVEAGCEIVIVHAETCTHLHRTLTQLVELGVRAGVAVNPATPLSAVAHVLDLVDLVLVMTVNPGFGGQAYLSTMESKIAEARALIDRAGRPIELEVDGGIGPDSIAGAARAGATTFCIGSALYRRPNAMSEELARLRQLATASEEAA; translated from the coding sequence ATGCAGCCGATCCCATCGCGACCGCGCATTGTGGCTTCGATCCTGCCCGCGGATTTCGCCAGGCTGGGCGAGGAATGCCGCGCGCTCCAGGATGCCGGAATCGACCGCATCCAGTGGGACGTCATGGATGGTGCTTTCGTGCCGAATCTGACGGTAGGGCCCGACGTAATCGCGTCGGTGCGCCGCGTGGTCGACATCGGATTCGAGGCACACCTGATGGTCGAGCGGCCCGAACCGCTGCTGCGACGCTGGGTCGAGGCCGGGTGCGAAATCGTGATCGTCCACGCGGAGACCTGTACGCACCTGCACCGGACCCTGACGCAGCTAGTTGAACTGGGCGTGCGTGCCGGTGTGGCGGTGAATCCGGCGACACCGCTTTCGGCCGTGGCCCACGTGCTCGATCTGGTGGACCTGGTACTGGTGATGACAGTCAATCCCGGTTTCGGCGGCCAGGCTTACCTATCCACGATGGAGTCGAAGATCGCCGAGGCGCGAGCGCTCATCGATCGAGCGGGGAGGCCGATCGAGCTGGAGGTGGACGGCGGGATCGGGCCGGATTCCATCGCCGGCGCGGCGCGCGCCGGTGCCACCACGTTCTGTATCGGGTCCGCGCTGTACCGCAGGCCTAACGCGATGTCGGAGGAACTGGCCCGGCTGCGACAGCTGGCAACGGCGAGCGAGGAAGCGGCATGA
- a CDS encoding HAD-IA family hydrolase: MFDVDGTLVDSERDGHRPMFNAAFAANGLPYRWDVEEYGRLLAITGGRRRLAAYLESRGHDPSEAADLAARLHRDKTERMRSLVSGGEIAARPGARELLGELVAQGMRLAVATTGTRDWVEPLLRRLFGQDLFEVVVTGSEVRTLKPDPAAYVEALNRLGLPASRAMAVEDSGNGLRAAVAAGLRCVVVTNDYTRHEDFTGAAAVYRGFAAWRADPAAPLLAGSRATG, translated from the coding sequence GTGTTCGACGTCGACGGCACCTTGGTCGACAGCGAGCGCGACGGGCACCGGCCGATGTTCAACGCGGCCTTCGCCGCGAACGGCCTGCCCTACCGCTGGGATGTCGAGGAGTACGGCAGGCTGCTCGCGATCACCGGCGGGCGTCGCAGGCTCGCCGCTTACTTGGAGAGCCGGGGACATGACCCGAGCGAAGCCGCCGACCTCGCCGCACGGCTGCATCGCGACAAGACCGAGCGGATGCGAAGTCTCGTGTCCGGCGGTGAGATCGCCGCGCGGCCCGGTGCCAGGGAACTGCTGGGGGAGCTGGTGGCCCAGGGGATGAGGCTGGCCGTCGCGACCACCGGAACCCGCGACTGGGTGGAGCCGTTGCTGCGGCGCTTGTTCGGCCAGGACCTGTTCGAGGTGGTGGTGACCGGCTCGGAGGTCCGCACGCTCAAGCCGGACCCCGCGGCCTACGTCGAGGCCCTTAACCGGCTGGGGCTGCCCGCGTCCCGCGCGATGGCGGTGGAGGACTCCGGCAACGGCCTGCGGGCCGCGGTCGCCGCGGGCCTGCGGTGCGTGGTGGTGACCAACGACTACACACGTCACGAGGACTTCACCGGCGCGGCGGCCGTGTATCGGGGATTCGCGGCGTGGCGAGCGGATCCGGCGGCCCCGCTGCTCGCCGGGTCGCGCGCTACCGGATAG
- a CDS encoding phosphoribulokinase, with the protein MPHKLIQIERIGNDPASRPVMVAVAGDSAAGKTTLTAGLAEALGPERVTTMCVDDYHRYDRQERKGLPFTALHPDCNYVEIMEQHLQLLATGRPILKPVYDHNTGQLTRPELVRPREFVIVEGLLPLHTKLARACFDIMIYLDPPEEIRRQWKIKRDTEKRGYQAEAVLAELERREPESAEFIRPQRAHADIVVRFAPIEGRQDPPGTPLSAELILRPTINHLDLSRVLGDSEQRAIHLKLTRDSGGRPVDTLHIHGYAPREESLVVEKAIWERLGVDPGEVPDTLGSLGGGVRSEPLAITQLLLLYHLLDPAR; encoded by the coding sequence ATGCCGCACAAGCTGATTCAGATCGAGCGCATCGGTAACGACCCGGCCTCTCGGCCGGTGATGGTCGCTGTCGCCGGGGACAGCGCGGCCGGGAAGACCACGCTGACAGCCGGGCTGGCTGAGGCGCTGGGTCCGGAGCGGGTCACGACGATGTGCGTCGACGACTACCATCGCTACGATCGGCAGGAGCGCAAGGGACTGCCGTTCACGGCGCTGCACCCGGACTGCAACTACGTCGAGATCATGGAGCAGCACCTGCAGCTGCTCGCGACCGGTCGACCGATCCTCAAACCGGTCTACGACCACAACACCGGCCAGCTGACCCGGCCCGAACTGGTGCGGCCTCGGGAGTTCGTGATCGTCGAGGGTCTGCTTCCGTTGCACACCAAGCTGGCTCGCGCCTGCTTCGACATCATGATCTACCTCGACCCGCCAGAGGAGATCCGCAGGCAGTGGAAGATCAAGCGGGACACCGAGAAGCGGGGGTACCAGGCCGAGGCCGTGCTCGCCGAGCTCGAGCGGCGAGAGCCGGAATCGGCCGAGTTCATCCGCCCGCAGCGGGCACACGCAGACATCGTCGTCCGGTTCGCCCCGATCGAGGGCAGGCAGGACCCGCCAGGCACTCCGCTTTCCGCGGAGCTGATCCTGCGGCCCACGATCAACCACCTCGACCTGAGCCGGGTGCTTGGCGACAGCGAGCAGCGAGCCATCCATCTCAAGCTCACCAGGGATTCGGGTGGTCGCCCCGTGGACACCCTGCACATTCACGGGTACGCGCCGAGGGAAGAGAGCCTGGTCGTGGAGAAGGCGATCTGGGAACGGCTCGGCGTGGACCCGGGAGAGGTACCTGACACGCTCGGCAGTCTCGGCGGTGGCGTGCGGAGCGAGCCGCTGGCGATCACGCAGTTGTTGCTGCTGTACCACCTGCTCGACCCCGCTCGTTGA
- a CDS encoding class I fructose-bisphosphate aldolase has product MIVQAELAATAAEMVAPGKGILAADESIATMSARLEKAGVEPTEENRRAYREVLVTTPALNQGVSGVILCDETFRQATSDGKPFPVALADTGLLPGIKVDTGAKPLAAAPGEKVTEGLDGLRERLSDYAALGARFAKWRAVIVIGDGKPSGRARRANAHALARYAALCQEAGVVPIVEPEVLMDGDHSMAACAAATAATLHEVFAELREAGVELDGIVLKPNMVVPGKSSGEVAKPDQVAKATVDTLRGAVPEEVAGIAFLSGGQPAEQATDNLAAMQGYDVPWPLTFSFGRALVDPALAAWQGSPDRVAAGQEALAHRVNCNSAALTGDDGEAAARDHVA; this is encoded by the coding sequence GTGATCGTGCAAGCCGAACTGGCCGCCACCGCCGCCGAGATGGTGGCCCCCGGCAAGGGCATCCTGGCCGCCGACGAGAGCATCGCGACGATGTCCGCGCGGCTGGAAAAGGCCGGTGTCGAGCCGACCGAGGAGAACCGCCGCGCCTACCGGGAGGTGCTGGTCACGACACCAGCCCTCAACCAGGGCGTCAGCGGCGTGATCCTGTGCGACGAGACCTTCCGGCAGGCCACATCGGACGGCAAGCCGTTCCCGGTCGCGCTCGCCGACACCGGACTGCTGCCTGGCATCAAGGTCGACACCGGGGCCAAACCGCTCGCGGCGGCGCCGGGGGAGAAGGTCACGGAGGGACTGGACGGGCTGCGCGAGCGGCTCAGCGACTACGCGGCGCTCGGTGCCAGGTTCGCCAAGTGGCGCGCGGTGATCGTGATCGGCGACGGCAAACCAAGCGGCAGGGCACGCCGGGCGAACGCGCACGCGCTGGCCCGCTATGCCGCGCTGTGCCAGGAAGCCGGTGTGGTACCGATCGTCGAGCCAGAGGTGCTGATGGACGGTGACCATTCCATGGCGGCCTGTGCCGCGGCGACCGCGGCGACGCTGCACGAGGTGTTCGCCGAGCTGCGCGAGGCAGGCGTCGAGCTGGACGGCATCGTGCTCAAGCCGAACATGGTGGTGCCGGGCAAGTCCTCGGGTGAGGTCGCGAAACCCGACCAAGTCGCCAAGGCCACCGTCGACACGCTGCGCGGCGCCGTCCCGGAGGAGGTCGCTGGTATCGCCTTCCTCTCCGGCGGGCAGCCTGCCGAGCAGGCGACGGACAACCTTGCCGCGATGCAGGGCTACGACGTGCCGTGGCCGCTGACGTTCTCCTTCGGCAGGGCGCTGGTAGACCCGGCGCTGGCGGCGTGGCAGGGCAGCCCGGATCGGGTCGCGGCCGGGCAGGAGGCGCTGGCACACCGGGTGAACTGCAACTCGGCCGCGCTGACCGGCGACGACGGCGAGGCTGCCGCACGCGACCATGTCGCGTGA
- a CDS encoding NADH-quinone oxidoreductase subunit C, which produces MSGGEGGASPRQEEETGVMAVRAGMFGADGPGDTSGYGRLRRTIRQPEGTPRPYGGWFDEVADELAAALSEHGLSLAAAVPRVVVDRDELTLVVEREWLLPVATALRDVPRLRFELCCSVSGVHYPHDEGAELHAVYHFLSITHNRRLRVEVSCPDGDPRVPSIVAVYPTADWHERETYDFFGIVFEGHPGLTRIQLPDDWEGHPQRKDYPLGGIPVEYPGVSVPAPDERRSYH; this is translated from the coding sequence ATGAGCGGCGGCGAAGGCGGCGCCTCCCCGCGCCAGGAAGAGGAAACCGGCGTCATGGCCGTGCGCGCCGGAATGTTCGGTGCGGACGGTCCGGGCGATACCTCCGGCTACGGCAGGCTGCGCCGCACGATCCGGCAACCCGAGGGCACCCCGCGCCCCTACGGCGGTTGGTTCGACGAGGTCGCCGACGAACTGGCCGCCGCGCTTTCCGAACACGGCCTCTCCTTAGCCGCCGCCGTGCCGAGGGTCGTCGTGGACCGGGACGAGCTGACCTTGGTCGTGGAGCGCGAGTGGCTCCTTCCGGTCGCGACCGCTCTGCGGGATGTGCCCCGGCTGCGGTTCGAGCTCTGCTGCTCGGTGTCCGGTGTGCACTACCCGCACGACGAGGGTGCCGAGCTGCACGCGGTCTACCACTTCCTCTCCATCACACACAACCGCAGGCTGCGCGTCGAGGTGTCGTGTCCCGACGGCGATCCTCGCGTTCCATCGATCGTCGCGGTGTACCCGACCGCGGACTGGCACGAGCGCGAAACCTACGACTTCTTCGGGATCGTATTCGAAGGGCACCCCGGACTGACCCGCATCCAGCTGCCCGACGACTGGGAAGGCCACCCGCAACGCAAGGACTACCCCCTCGGCGGGATTCCCGTCGAGTACCCGGGTGTGTCCGTGCCCGCGCCCGACGAGCGGAGGTCCTACCACTGA
- the tkt gene encoding transketolase, which translates to MNFLQQRWDEVDDLAVTTIRMLAADAVQQARSGHPGLPMGAAVPAWAIWSRFLRQDPTEPEWPDRDRFVLSAGHGSMLLYALLHMFGYDLPVEQLRRFRQWGSSTPGHPEYGHTPGVETTTGPLGQGMANAVGMALAERMLAARANTDGHTVVDHRTWVLAGDGDLMEGISHEAASLAGHLGLGRLTVVFDDNDVTIDGPASQSCSDDVLARFAAYGWHIARVADGNDGPAVISALAEAAAEEDRPSLVAVRTTIGYGAPGVAGTSKAHGAPLGEERIATLRAAHDWPEEKFHVPAEVGKRCAELAARTQAERFAWTERRLLWAREHPGLATLWDPSTPLEAPADLSGWLPVFEPGTKLATRKASGAVLESVAAAFPGLVGGSADLAASTNTTIPGGGDVTSADQLGRNLHFGIREHAMGAVLNGLALHGGFRGYGSTFLVFSDYLRPSIRLAALMGLPVVFVFTHDSIVVGEDGPTHQPIEQLESLRLIPNLAVLRPADANETAACWRLALERTDGPTALVLSRQDLPVLDLPDENLLDRTGARPVWTNARAPEIVLAATGSEVTLALAAAETLAGEGIAVEVLSVPWRERFEQALAEGDFQLPECPAVWIEAGVPTGWHALARPGDAVLGLRRFGASAPGPTVYAELGFTVAAVVETALRKMGREPVCRTS; encoded by the coding sequence ATGAACTTCCTGCAACAGCGATGGGACGAGGTCGACGACCTCGCCGTCACCACGATTCGTATGCTGGCGGCCGACGCGGTCCAGCAGGCTCGCAGCGGACACCCCGGGCTGCCGATGGGCGCCGCGGTGCCCGCATGGGCGATCTGGTCGCGTTTCCTGCGGCAGGACCCCACGGAGCCGGAGTGGCCGGATCGCGATCGGTTCGTGCTCTCGGCCGGGCACGGCTCGATGCTGCTGTACGCCCTGCTGCACATGTTCGGCTACGACCTGCCGGTTGAGCAGCTGCGCCGGTTCCGCCAGTGGGGTTCGAGTACACCCGGGCATCCCGAGTACGGCCACACGCCCGGGGTGGAGACTACGACCGGGCCGCTCGGCCAGGGCATGGCGAACGCGGTCGGCATGGCACTGGCCGAGCGGATGCTCGCCGCGCGCGCCAACACCGACGGGCACACCGTTGTCGACCACCGTACGTGGGTGCTGGCTGGGGACGGCGACCTGATGGAAGGCATCAGCCACGAGGCCGCCTCGCTCGCCGGACATCTCGGTCTCGGCAGGCTCACGGTCGTCTTTGACGACAACGACGTCACGATCGACGGGCCCGCGAGCCAGAGCTGCTCCGACGACGTGCTCGCCCGGTTCGCGGCCTACGGCTGGCACATCGCGCGGGTCGCCGACGGCAACGACGGCCCGGCGGTGATCTCGGCACTCGCTGAGGCGGCCGCCGAGGAGGACCGGCCCAGCCTGGTCGCCGTGCGGACCACCATCGGTTACGGCGCACCCGGTGTCGCGGGCACCAGCAAGGCACATGGCGCGCCACTGGGCGAGGAGCGGATCGCCACGCTCCGGGCGGCCCACGATTGGCCGGAGGAGAAGTTCCACGTACCGGCCGAGGTTGGCAAGCGGTGCGCTGAACTGGCGGCCCGCACGCAGGCCGAGCGGTTCGCCTGGACGGAGCGCCGCCTGCTGTGGGCGCGGGAGCACCCCGGACTGGCCACGCTATGGGACCCTTCGACGCCACTCGAAGCGCCCGCCGACCTCAGCGGGTGGCTGCCGGTGTTCGAGCCGGGCACCAAGCTGGCCACCCGGAAGGCGTCGGGCGCCGTGCTCGAGTCGGTGGCGGCGGCCTTTCCCGGGCTGGTGGGTGGGTCCGCCGATCTGGCCGCCTCCACCAACACGACGATCCCGGGTGGCGGCGACGTCACCTCGGCCGATCAGCTCGGCCGCAACCTGCACTTCGGCATCCGCGAGCACGCGATGGGCGCGGTGCTGAACGGCCTCGCGCTCCACGGCGGGTTCCGCGGCTACGGCAGTACCTTCCTGGTGTTCTCCGACTACCTGCGGCCGTCGATCCGGCTGGCCGCACTGATGGGCCTGCCGGTGGTGTTCGTGTTCACTCACGACTCCATCGTCGTCGGTGAGGACGGCCCCACCCACCAGCCGATCGAGCAACTCGAGTCGCTGCGGTTGATTCCGAACCTCGCGGTACTGCGGCCCGCCGACGCCAACGAGACCGCGGCATGCTGGCGGCTGGCGCTGGAGCGCACCGATGGGCCCACCGCGCTCGTGCTCAGCCGCCAGGACCTACCCGTGCTGGATCTGCCTGACGAGAACCTGCTCGATCGCACGGGCGCGCGTCCCGTCTGGACGAACGCGCGGGCTCCCGAGATCGTGCTGGCCGCGACCGGGTCAGAGGTGACACTGGCGCTCGCCGCGGCCGAGACGCTGGCGGGCGAGGGCATCGCGGTCGAGGTCCTTTCGGTGCCCTGGCGGGAGCGCTTCGAGCAGGCGCTGGCCGAGGGCGACTTCCAGCTGCCGGAGTGCCCGGCCGTGTGGATCGAGGCGGGTGTGCCGACCGGTTGGCACGCACTGGCCCGCCCCGGCGACGCGGTGCTGGGCCTGCGCCGGTTCGGTGCCAGTGCTCCTGGCCCGACCGTATATGCCGAATTGGGGTTCACGGTCGCCGCCGTCGTGGAGACCGCCTTGCGGAAGATGGGACGGGAGCCGGTATGCCGCACAAGCTGA
- a CDS encoding GAF domain-containing sensor histidine kinase, whose translation MTYSLGLADPERENALLVGIIEAISAGPELTLLAAKVAPLITAASNTDVCFVHVLDDTDRSMTLLGATPPFDEQVGAVRLPLGEGITGWAASHGEPVVIVEHKERDPRYRYFPQLRGEDYTSMASVPMASKPGGLVGVLNVHTRARRDFTDRDVRLLTSIGSLLAGAVHQARLHRRLAARERAHERFTEQVIAAQETERRRLAADIHDGITQRLVSLRFHLDAAAGTLTEECGFAAGQVERARELADLTFDEARAAINGLRPPVLDDLGLADSLASLARSLDELDVVVDVDNCALPDHAAIALYRIAQEALQNVVKHAQTRAVRLTLLRDSSEVVLRITDNGRGFDRDGMSFGDGLSAGGYGMVSMAERAELIGGRLAVASRPGEGTTVTARVPIR comes from the coding sequence ATGACCTACAGTCTCGGCCTCGCCGACCCGGAGCGCGAGAACGCGCTGCTGGTCGGCATCATCGAGGCCATCTCCGCCGGACCGGAGCTCACGCTGCTCGCGGCCAAGGTGGCACCGCTGATCACCGCCGCGAGCAACACCGACGTGTGTTTCGTGCACGTGCTCGACGACACCGACCGGTCGATGACCCTGCTCGGCGCCACGCCGCCGTTCGACGAGCAGGTCGGCGCGGTACGGCTGCCGCTCGGCGAAGGCATCACGGGCTGGGCGGCGAGTCACGGCGAACCCGTGGTGATCGTCGAGCACAAGGAACGTGATCCGCGCTACCGGTACTTCCCGCAGCTGCGCGGTGAGGACTACACGTCGATGGCGTCGGTGCCGATGGCGAGCAAGCCAGGAGGCCTGGTCGGGGTGCTCAACGTGCACACCCGTGCCCGGCGCGATTTCACCGACCGCGACGTGCGGCTGCTCACCTCGATCGGCAGCCTGCTCGCCGGCGCGGTCCACCAGGCCCGCCTGCATCGCAGGCTGGCCGCGCGCGAGCGGGCGCACGAGCGGTTCACCGAGCAGGTGATCGCGGCGCAGGAGACCGAGCGGCGCAGGCTGGCGGCCGACATTCACGACGGCATCACCCAGCGGCTGGTCAGCCTGCGCTTTCACCTCGACGCCGCGGCGGGCACGTTGACCGAGGAGTGCGGGTTCGCCGCCGGGCAGGTCGAGCGGGCGCGTGAGCTCGCCGATCTCACGTTCGACGAGGCCAGGGCGGCGATCAACGGCCTGCGGCCGCCGGTGCTCGACGACCTCGGGCTCGCCGACAGCCTCGCGAGCCTGGCCCGTTCGCTCGACGAGTTGGACGTGGTGGTGGACGTCGACAACTGCGCGCTGCCGGACCATGCCGCGATCGCGTTGTACCGGATCGCGCAGGAGGCACTGCAGAACGTGGTCAAACATGCCCAAACCAGGGCGGTGCGCCTGACCCTGCTGCGCGATTCCAGCGAGGTTGTGCTGCGGATCACCGACAACGGGCGCGGTTTCGACCGGGACGGCATGTCCTTCGGCGACGGCCTGTCCGCGGGCGGCTACGGGATGGTCAGTATGGCCGAGCGCGCGGAGCTCATCGGTGGCAGGCTGGCGGTCGCCTCCCGGCCGGGGGAGGGCACCACGGTCACCGCGCGGGTCCCTATCCGGTAG
- the glpX gene encoding class II fructose-bisphosphatase, whose translation MTDSPARQAPDRNLALDLVRVTEAAAMSAGRWVGRGDKTGADRAAVDAMRAMTDTLPISGVVVIGEGEKDEAPMLHNGERIGTPDGTPWDVAVDPIDGTTLTAKGMGNAISVLAVSPAGTMYDPSAVFYMDKLVTGPEAADAVDIQAPVAHNVRAVAKAKGSEPKDVTVCMLDRPRHSRLADDVRATGARIRLVSDGDVAGAVMAAREGTGIDLLLGIGGTPEGVIAACALKCLGGVIQARLAPRDEEERERALSAGHDIDRVLTTNDLVAGEEAFFVATGVTDGQLLRGVRYERQAATTESLVMRARSGTVRLVISEHKLDRLGTYSVVDYHHSLEERKISA comes from the coding sequence GTGACGGACAGTCCAGCGCGGCAGGCGCCGGATCGCAATCTCGCGCTCGACCTGGTCAGAGTCACCGAGGCGGCCGCGATGTCCGCGGGCCGGTGGGTCGGCAGGGGCGACAAGACCGGGGCCGACCGCGCGGCTGTCGACGCGATGCGCGCGATGACCGACACGCTGCCGATCAGCGGTGTCGTGGTGATCGGCGAGGGCGAGAAGGACGAGGCGCCCATGCTGCACAACGGCGAGCGGATCGGCACCCCGGACGGGACTCCGTGGGACGTGGCGGTCGATCCCATCGACGGGACGACGCTGACCGCCAAGGGCATGGGCAACGCGATTTCCGTGCTCGCGGTCAGCCCGGCGGGCACGATGTACGACCCCTCCGCGGTGTTCTACATGGACAAGCTCGTCACCGGGCCCGAAGCGGCGGACGCCGTTGACATCCAGGCCCCGGTTGCACACAACGTGCGCGCCGTCGCCAAGGCCAAGGGCAGCGAACCCAAGGATGTGACGGTGTGCATGCTCGACCGGCCACGGCACAGCAGGCTGGCCGACGACGTGCGCGCGACCGGTGCCCGCATCCGACTGGTTTCCGACGGTGACGTGGCCGGTGCGGTGATGGCCGCGCGCGAGGGCACCGGCATCGACCTGCTGCTCGGAATCGGCGGCACCCCCGAGGGTGTCATCGCGGCGTGCGCGCTGAAGTGCCTCGGTGGCGTGATCCAGGCCCGGTTGGCTCCCCGCGACGAGGAGGAACGCGAGCGCGCGCTGAGCGCCGGGCATGACATTGACCGGGTGCTGACCACGAACGACCTGGTGGCGGGCGAGGAGGCCTTCTTCGTCGCCACCGGGGTCACCGATGGCCAGTTGCTGCGCGGCGTCCGGTACGAACGGCAGGCCGCGACTACCGAGTCGCTGGTGATGCGTGCTCGCAGCGGCACCGTGCGGTTGGTGATCAGCGAGCACAAGCTCGACCGCCTCGGTACCTACAGCGTCGTCGACTATCACCACTCCCTGGAGGAAAGGAAGATCAGCGCGTGA
- a CDS encoding response regulator transcription factor — translation MHNQPLRILVVDDHAMVLEGLKAVLGRFRGRVRIVGQALDANEAQSLVAGLDPDIVVADVRLRGSMSGLDLCRRLLEKDPDRKVVLLSAYDDEQYLFQAMRAGAAGYLLKSVAGEELVRQLELAADGEKVVDPIMAGRAVTSAARLQAGEFWPGAHLSLTQRESEVLGHLVAGLSNRAIAAKLVLGEETIKSHVRAIFRKLDVNDRAGAVAIALREGIFQ, via the coding sequence GTGCACAACCAGCCGTTGCGAATCCTTGTGGTCGACGACCACGCCATGGTTCTGGAGGGACTCAAAGCGGTCCTGGGACGTTTCCGTGGCCGGGTGCGGATCGTCGGGCAGGCGCTCGACGCGAACGAGGCGCAGTCCCTGGTCGCCGGCCTCGATCCGGACATCGTCGTGGCCGACGTGCGGCTGCGCGGCTCGATGAGTGGGCTGGATCTGTGCCGGAGGCTGCTGGAGAAGGACCCGGACCGCAAGGTGGTCCTGCTGAGCGCGTACGACGACGAGCAGTACCTCTTCCAGGCCATGCGAGCCGGCGCGGCGGGCTACCTGCTCAAGTCGGTCGCCGGCGAGGAACTGGTCCGCCAGCTCGAGCTCGCCGCCGACGGCGAGAAGGTCGTCGATCCCATCATGGCCGGGCGGGCCGTCACGTCCGCGGCCAGGCTGCAGGCAGGCGAGTTCTGGCCGGGTGCGCATCTGTCGCTCACCCAGCGGGAGAGCGAGGTGCTCGGCCACCTGGTCGCCGGGCTTTCCAACCGCGCGATCGCCGCCAAACTGGTGCTCGGCGAGGAGACGATCAAAAGTCACGTACGGGCGATCTTTCGCAAGCTCGACGTGAACGACCGGGCAGGCGCTGTCGCCATCGCGTTGCGCGAAGGGATCTTTCAATGA
- a CDS encoding LysR family transcriptional regulator, with product MTTTARLRAFVAVADTGSVRAAAARLVLTESAVSAAIGALSDEVGVPLLERNGRGLRLTPPGETFAGYARAMLGLHDEALSAARGDLDPAHGRIRLAAVTTAADHLLPAALAGFRTRYPDVELRLDVGTSEHVWALLDRHETDLVIAGRPPRGTDDLVIRAERSNDLVAVAAPPVAATFDAGAATWLMREAGSGTRSTCEALLDGLELDPPRLTLGSNGAVVAGAVAGLGVTLVSRDAVERELAAGDLETVPLPGTPLHRPWHVVTHRRVPASVELLVAHLLAGGAWRSPDSPARSTHGGS from the coding sequence ATGACAACCACAGCGAGGCTGCGGGCCTTCGTGGCGGTGGCCGACACCGGCTCGGTGCGGGCCGCGGCGGCCCGACTCGTGCTGACCGAGTCCGCGGTGTCGGCGGCGATCGGCGCGCTCAGTGACGAGGTAGGAGTGCCGCTGCTCGAGCGCAACGGGCGCGGGCTGCGGCTCACCCCGCCCGGGGAGACCTTCGCCGGATACGCCCGTGCCATGCTCGGGCTGCACGACGAGGCGCTGTCCGCGGCCCGCGGTGACCTGGACCCGGCGCACGGACGTATCCGGCTAGCGGCGGTGACCACCGCGGCCGACCACCTGCTGCCCGCGGCCCTCGCCGGTTTCCGCACCCGGTACCCGGACGTGGAGCTGCGGTTGGACGTGGGCACCAGCGAGCACGTGTGGGCGTTGCTGGATCGGCATGAGACGGACCTCGTGATCGCCGGGCGGCCACCGCGCGGCACCGACGATTTGGTGATCCGCGCCGAGCGCTCCAACGATCTCGTCGCAGTCGCTGCCCCACCCGTCGCCGCGACGTTCGATGCCGGTGCCGCCACCTGGTTGATGCGGGAGGCTGGTTCGGGAACCCGCTCGACCTGCGAGGCGTTGCTCGATGGGCTTGAACTGGACCCGCCGAGGCTGACGCTGGGCTCCAACGGTGCGGTCGTGGCCGGTGCGGTCGCGGGGCTCGGCGTCACGCTGGTGTCCCGCGACGCGGTGGAGCGCGAGCTCGCCGCCGGCGACCTGGAGACCGTGCCGCTACCCGGCACGCCGCTGCACAGGCCCTGGCACGTCGTGACCCACCGCCGGGTCCCGGCCAGTGTTGAGCTGCTCGTGGCGCATCTGCTCGCCGGAGGCGCGTGGCGGTCCCCCGACTCCCCCGCACGTTCCACCCATGGGGGGAGCTGA
- a CDS encoding NuoB/complex I 20 kDa subunit family protein, protein MGLEEKLPSGFLLTGVEKLAGWVRKNSLWPATFGLACCAIEMMATGAGRYDLARFGMEVFRASPRQADLLIVAGRVSQKMAPVLRQVYDQMANPKWVLSMGACASSGGMFNNYAIVQGVDHVVPVDVYLPGCPPRPEMLMHAILKLHEEIQHMPLGSNRQRIAEAVGAAALAAPVGVTLGSAT, encoded by the coding sequence ATGGGCCTTGAGGAGAAACTGCCCAGCGGATTCCTGCTCACCGGCGTCGAGAAGCTCGCGGGGTGGGTGCGGAAGAACTCGTTGTGGCCTGCTACGTTCGGGCTGGCCTGCTGCGCGATAGAGATGATGGCCACCGGAGCGGGACGCTACGACCTGGCCAGGTTCGGAATGGAAGTGTTCCGCGCGTCGCCGCGCCAGGCGGACCTGCTGATCGTCGCGGGACGGGTGAGCCAGAAGATGGCCCCGGTGCTGCGCCAGGTGTACGACCAGATGGCGAACCCGAAGTGGGTGCTCTCGATGGGGGCGTGCGCCTCGTCGGGCGGCATGTTCAACAACTACGCGATCGTCCAGGGCGTCGACCATGTCGTGCCGGTCGACGTGTACCTGCCCGGCTGCCCGCCCCGGCCCGAGATGCTCATGCACGCGATCCTCAAGCTACACGAGGAAATCCAGCACATGCCGCTTGGCAGCAACCGGCAGCGTATCGCCGAGGCGGTCGGCGCCGCCGCGCTGGCGGCACCGGTCGGGGTAACGCTTGGATCGGCGACATGA